From Candidatus Nucleicultrix amoebiphila FS5, a single genomic window includes:
- the rplJ gene encoding 50S ribosomal protein L10: MNRNEKEAFVTSLRADLSDAGIVVVTRQSGLTVSESTDLRHKVHKIGGRYKVAKNTLIRLAIKDTANEALTDHLNGPVALAYSPDPVAAAKITVEFANKNDKLEIVCGMLGDKLLDSNGVKTLAKLPSLDQLRGKLVGLLQAPASKIVGVLQAPGGQVARVLSAYSRKG, from the coding sequence GTGAATCGTAATGAAAAAGAAGCCTTTGTAACGTCACTGCGTGCTGACTTAAGTGATGCAGGGATTGTGGTTGTGACGAGGCAGTCAGGATTGACTGTATCTGAATCAACAGATCTTCGGCATAAAGTACATAAAATCGGTGGACGTTATAAGGTAGCAAAGAACACCCTTATTCGACTGGCAATTAAAGATACGGCCAATGAGGCGCTTACGGATCATTTAAATGGTCCTGTGGCGCTTGCATATTCGCCAGATCCTGTTGCTGCTGCCAAGATCACGGTTGAGTTTGCCAATAAGAACGACAAGTTGGAAATCGTTTGTGGCATGCTCGGAGATAAGCTCTTGGATAGTAATGGAGTCAAAACGCTTGCTAAATTACCATCGCTTGATCAATTGCGTGGTAAGTTGGTTGGTCTCTTACAGGCTCCTGCAAGCAAGATCGTTGGCGTTCTGCAAGCCCCTGGGGGTCAAGTGGCGCGTGTTCTTTCTGCGTATAGTCGAAAAGGTTAA
- the rplL gene encoding 50S ribosomal protein L7/L12 codes for MADLNKLVDSLSSLTVIEAAELSKLLEEKWGVSAAAPVAVAAVAAGGDAGAAEVQTEFQVVLTDAGANKINVIKEVRAITALGLVEAKNLVEALPKPVKDGVSKDEAEKIKKQLEDAGAKVELK; via the coding sequence ATGGCGGATTTAAATAAATTAGTAGACAGTTTGTCTTCTCTGACAGTGATTGAAGCTGCAGAATTATCAAAATTACTTGAAGAGAAGTGGGGCGTAAGTGCTGCTGCTCCTGTTGCTGTAGCTGCAGTTGCTGCAGGCGGCGATGCTGGTGCTGCTGAAGTTCAAACTGAATTCCAAGTTGTATTGACAGATGCTGGTGCAAACAAGATTAATGTGATTAAAGAAGTTCGAGCAATCACTGCTCTTGGTCTCGTTGAAGCGAAGAATTTGGTAGAAGCTTTGCCAAAGCCCGTTAAAGACGGTGTAAGCAAGGATGAAGCTGAAAAAATTAAGAAGCAACTTGAAGATGCTGGAGCAAAAGTCGAGCTCAAGTAG
- the rpoB gene encoding DNA-directed RNA polymerase subunit beta: MAVSLPGRKRIRKSFERLSGVASMPNLIELQKNSYEMLLQKNVSAEKRADVGLQAVFKSVFPIKDFAEKSQLEFFKYEFDEPKYDVEECRQRGATYSAPIRVTLRLVVWDTDSDTGSRSIRDIKEQDVYMGDIPLMTNNGTFIINGVERVIVSQMHRSPGVFFDHDRGKTHVSGKYLFSSRVIPYRGSWLDFEFDAKDLLYVRIDRRRKLPITTLLMALYDEKTEKKFDKGDFSLTENLSASVNGLTRSEILQYYYETVVYSKSKKGWKTVFNPLRWRSRKLTTDMVDAKTNKVVAEAGSKITPRLAKQLQEQGLKEILVSEEDLIGRFLAQDMAGSKQGELLATAGDEITEAVFNSLEKAGYDEIPTLAIDDVTKGPYLRNTLMSDRNYSREDALIDIYRVMRPGEPPTVESAEALFYGLFFDQERYDLSAVGRVKMNARLNLDISDEIKTLRRKDILEMVRVLLELKDGRGEIDDIDNLGNRRVRPVGELLENQFRAGVLRMERAVRERMSSVEVDTVMPHDLINSKPISAAIKEFFTSSQLSQFMDQVNPLAEITHKRRLSALGPGGLTRDRASFEVRDVHPTHYGRICPIETPEGPNIGLINSLATYARVNKYGFIESPYRRVNDRQVTDEIVYLSATEEGRYTIAQSSALLDKDDRFVEEFVSCRKAGEFTIAPPSDIDFIDVSPKQMVSVAASLIPFLENDDANRALMGSNMQRQAVPLLQTEAPLVGTGMESVVASDSGVSVIARRDGVVDQVDAMRIVVRVTERTGEAGSVVDIYNLQKFQRSNQNTAINQRPLVRSGDVVKAGDVIADGPGIDCGELALGRNVLVAFMSWGGYNFEDSIILSERVVREDAFTSIHMEEFEVMARDTKLGQEEITRDIPNVGDDALRHLDEAGIVSIGAEVKPGDILVGKVTPKGETPTTPEEKLLRAIFGEKASDVRDTSLRVPPGVSGTVVEVRIFSRRGIDKDERALAIERAEINRLAKDRDAERQILERGLYARMEELLVNQKIISGPKGVKKGTQITPDLLAELKKAQWLQIFVEDDNVMREVEALKSQHELDIKQLERRFEDKVEKVRRGDELPTGVLKMVKVFVATKRKIQAGDKMSGRHGNKGVVSIIVPVEDMPHLEDGTPVDIILNPLGVPSRMNVGQILETHLGWASAGLGRQVAEILSHMHNGKKKPDDLRSHLKQVYHRKQDQKAVESLNDYQLVEMACSMVKGVPMATPVFDGAHEPDVVNELKNAGLQTSGQVRLIDGRNGEFLERPVTVGYIYMLKLNHMVDDKIHARSVGPYSLVTQQPLGGKAQFGGQRFGEMEVWALQAYGASYSLQEMLTVKSDDVSGRAKVYEAIVRGDDTFESGIPESFNVLAKELRSLGLDFDFGQQNQDS, translated from the coding sequence ATGGCGGTTTCCCTTCCAGGTCGTAAGCGTATAAGAAAGAGTTTTGAGCGTCTTAGTGGCGTAGCATCGATGCCCAATTTGATCGAGCTACAGAAAAATTCATATGAGATGCTTTTGCAAAAAAATGTCAGTGCTGAAAAGCGGGCTGATGTTGGACTCCAAGCCGTTTTTAAATCGGTTTTTCCTATTAAAGATTTTGCTGAAAAATCTCAGCTTGAGTTTTTTAAATATGAATTTGATGAACCAAAGTATGACGTAGAAGAATGTCGTCAGCGTGGTGCTACTTATTCTGCTCCTATAAGAGTAACCTTACGTCTTGTCGTTTGGGATACAGATTCTGATACTGGATCAAGATCCATTCGTGATATTAAAGAGCAAGATGTTTATATGGGGGATATCCCCTTAATGACAAATAACGGTACTTTCATCATTAATGGTGTAGAGCGCGTTATTGTTTCACAAATGCATCGTTCACCCGGTGTGTTTTTTGATCATGATCGTGGTAAAACCCATGTTTCAGGAAAATATCTTTTTTCATCGCGTGTAATTCCTTATCGTGGATCTTGGCTAGACTTTGAGTTTGATGCGAAAGATTTACTTTATGTTCGTATTGATCGTCGTCGTAAACTGCCAATTACTACATTGCTTATGGCGCTTTATGATGAAAAAACGGAAAAGAAATTTGATAAAGGTGATTTCTCTTTAACAGAGAATCTCTCTGCTAGTGTGAATGGCCTTACACGCTCTGAGATTTTACAATATTATTATGAGACCGTTGTTTATTCAAAAAGTAAAAAAGGGTGGAAAACTGTTTTTAACCCACTTCGCTGGCGTAGTCGTAAACTTACAACCGATATGGTTGATGCAAAAACTAATAAGGTTGTTGCTGAAGCAGGATCCAAAATCACACCACGTTTAGCAAAACAATTGCAAGAGCAAGGTTTGAAAGAAATCTTGGTGTCAGAAGAAGATCTGATTGGTAGATTTCTAGCTCAAGATATGGCTGGTTCCAAGCAAGGAGAATTACTCGCCACGGCTGGTGATGAAATTACTGAAGCTGTTTTCAATTCTCTTGAGAAAGCAGGGTATGATGAAATCCCAACGTTAGCTATCGACGACGTAACGAAGGGACCATATCTTAGAAACACATTGATGTCTGATCGGAACTATAGTCGTGAAGATGCGTTGATTGATATTTATCGTGTTATGCGTCCTGGTGAACCACCAACCGTTGAAAGCGCTGAAGCTCTTTTCTACGGGTTGTTCTTTGATCAAGAGCGCTATGATCTTTCAGCAGTTGGTCGCGTGAAAATGAACGCGAGACTAAACCTCGATATTAGTGACGAAATTAAAACTTTACGTCGTAAAGATATTCTTGAAATGGTTCGGGTTTTGCTTGAGCTTAAGGATGGTCGAGGGGAAATCGACGATATTGATAACCTCGGAAACCGTCGTGTGCGCCCAGTTGGCGAGCTTTTGGAGAACCAATTCCGTGCCGGTGTTCTGAGAATGGAGCGTGCTGTTCGCGAACGAATGAGCTCTGTTGAAGTCGATACAGTGATGCCTCATGATTTGATTAATTCCAAACCTATATCTGCAGCGATCAAAGAATTTTTTACTTCGTCGCAGCTATCACAGTTTATGGATCAAGTGAACCCACTTGCTGAAATAACCCACAAACGTCGCCTTTCTGCTTTAGGGCCAGGTGGTTTGACTAGAGATCGTGCAAGTTTTGAAGTTCGTGACGTGCATCCGACACATTATGGTCGTATTTGTCCAATTGAGACTCCTGAAGGACCCAATATTGGTTTAATCAACTCATTGGCTACCTATGCGCGTGTAAATAAGTATGGATTTATTGAAAGTCCGTATCGTCGTGTTAATGACCGACAAGTAACAGATGAAATTGTTTATCTATCTGCGACAGAAGAGGGGCGATACACAATTGCTCAGTCCAGTGCTTTGTTAGATAAGGATGATCGTTTTGTTGAGGAATTCGTCAGTTGTCGTAAGGCAGGTGAGTTCACAATAGCGCCCCCTTCAGATATTGATTTTATTGACGTATCTCCAAAGCAAATGGTTTCAGTGGCTGCATCCTTGATTCCATTCCTTGAAAATGACGATGCTAACCGTGCTCTCATGGGATCAAACATGCAACGTCAAGCAGTTCCTTTGCTTCAAACTGAGGCTCCTTTAGTTGGGACTGGAATGGAAAGTGTTGTTGCTTCTGACTCAGGAGTGTCTGTTATTGCTCGTCGTGATGGTGTTGTTGACCAGGTAGATGCAATGCGTATTGTTGTGCGTGTTACAGAGCGTACAGGCGAAGCGGGGTCAGTTGTCGACATCTACAATCTGCAAAAATTTCAACGCTCTAACCAAAATACAGCTATTAACCAACGACCTCTTGTTCGTTCTGGTGATGTTGTTAAGGCAGGTGACGTTATTGCTGATGGTCCGGGCATTGATTGTGGTGAATTGGCCTTGGGTAGAAACGTGCTTGTAGCCTTTATGTCTTGGGGCGGATATAACTTTGAAGACTCAATTATTCTTTCAGAGCGCGTTGTTCGTGAAGATGCTTTTACTTCAATTCACATGGAAGAATTTGAGGTAATGGCTCGTGATACAAAGCTTGGACAAGAAGAAATTACCCGTGATATTCCCAACGTTGGTGATGATGCTTTGCGTCATTTAGACGAAGCTGGAATTGTATCTATCGGTGCCGAAGTGAAGCCGGGTGATATTCTGGTTGGTAAGGTGACGCCAAAAGGTGAAACACCAACCACACCTGAAGAAAAATTGCTCAGAGCTATTTTTGGCGAAAAAGCTTCGGATGTAAGAGACACCTCATTGCGTGTACCTCCTGGTGTGTCTGGTACTGTGGTTGAAGTTCGTATTTTCTCTCGACGTGGTATTGATAAAGACGAGCGCGCCCTTGCTATTGAAAGAGCAGAGATTAACCGTCTTGCGAAAGACAGGGATGCTGAAAGGCAGATTCTTGAACGTGGTCTTTATGCGCGTATGGAAGAATTACTTGTAAACCAAAAAATAATTAGTGGTCCTAAAGGAGTTAAAAAAGGTACTCAAATAACTCCTGACTTGCTTGCTGAGCTTAAAAAAGCTCAATGGTTACAAATCTTTGTTGAAGACGATAATGTGATGCGTGAAGTTGAGGCTCTTAAGTCTCAACATGAGCTGGATATTAAACAGCTTGAGCGCCGCTTTGAAGATAAGGTGGAGAAAGTCCGTCGTGGTGATGAGTTGCCAACGGGTGTCTTGAAGATGGTTAAAGTTTTCGTGGCAACAAAACGTAAGATACAAGCCGGCGACAAAATGTCAGGTCGACATGGAAACAAAGGTGTCGTTTCTATCATTGTGCCTGTTGAAGATATGCCTCACTTGGAAGACGGTACTCCTGTTGATATTATCTTGAATCCGCTTGGTGTTCCTTCTCGTATGAACGTCGGACAGATTCTTGAAACACACCTTGGTTGGGCTTCTGCAGGACTTGGTCGTCAAGTAGCTGAAATTTTGAGCCATATGCATAATGGTAAGAAAAAGCCTGATGATCTTAGAAGTCATTTGAAACAAGTTTACCATCGCAAGCAAGATCAAAAAGCTGTTGAAAGCTTGAATGATTATCAACTTGTTGAAATGGCTTGCAGCATGGTTAAAGGCGTGCCAATGGCAACACCAGTATTTGACGGTGCTCATGAACCTGATGTGGTCAATGAATTGAAAAATGCTGGACTGCAAACCTCAGGTCAAGTGAGACTCATTGATGGCAGAAACGGTGAGTTTCTTGAACGTCCTGTGACTGTGGGATACATCTATATGTTGAAACTCAATCACATGGTTGACGATAAGATTCACGCTCGTTCTGTTGGTCCATACAGTCTTGTGACGCAGCAACCACTTGGTGGTAAAGCACAGTTTGGTGGTCAACGTTTCGGAGAAATGGAAGTTTGGGCGCTACAAGCTTATGGTGCTTCTTATTCCTTGCAAGAAATGCTTACAGTTAAATCAGACGACGTCTCAGGACGTGCGAAGGTTTATGAGGCTATTGTACGTGGCGATGATACTTTTGAGTCGGGGATTCCAGAATCTTTCAACGTTTTGGCGAAAGAATTGCGGTCCCTTGGTTTGGATTTTGATTTTGGACAACAAAATCAGGACTCTTAA
- the rpoC gene encoding DNA-directed RNA polymerase subunit beta' has translation MNNLMNIFGKAKGPDSFDFVKIGISSPDKIRSWSFGEVKKPETINYRTFKPERDGLFCARIFGPIKDYECLCGKYKRMKYRGIICEKCGVEVTLAKVRRDRMGHIELASPVAHIWFTKSMPSRIATMVDLSLKALDKILYFEAYIVTEPGLTPLKLHQMLTEEEYIDAQDEYGEESFKASIGAEALKGMLAEIDLEKERNKLREEMRDNNSEMRRKKLVKRLKVIEAFLESGSRPEWMILEVLPVIPPELRPLVPLDGGRFATSDLNDLYRRVINRNNRLKRLIELRAPEIIVRNEKRMLQESVDALFDNSRRSRPITGTNKRPLKSLSDMLKGKQGRFRQNLLGKRVDYSGRSVIVVGPQLKLHECGLPKRMALELFKPFVYSKLERYGLASTIKAAKRMVERERPEVWDILEEVIREHPVLLNRAPTLHRLGIQAFEPKLVEGKAIQLHPLVCTAFNADFDGDQMAVHVPLSVEAQLEARVLMMSTNNILSPASGRPIIVPTKDIILGIYYLTMEASGLVGEGKTFSNIGEIELALAHGCVKLHSKIKARRALIDENGREYIKIIDTTPGRMILGEILPKHRNVPFDIINRLLTSKDVSRLVDLVYRHCGQKETVIFADRMMALGFRYATASGVSFGKDDLVIPGEKEKMVQETRDLASEYERQYLDGLITQGEKYNKVVDAWSRCSDQVAAAMMKGMAEPGDNEVNSVYMMAHSGARGSAAQIKQLAGMRGLMAKPSGEIIETPIISNFKEGLTVLEYFNSTHGARKGLSDTALKTANSGYLTRRLVDVAQDCVITEEDCGTTKGITVKAVVEGGEILTPLTERILGRTASQDLVDPNSGEVMVAAGEIVNESHLERIEQSSLDEVHIRSILTCESVIGACSSCYGRDLARGTRVNHGEAIGVIAAQSIGEPGTQLTMRTFHIGGTAQAASERSSIEASFEAKVDIKNRNVVTNKDGVLVVMSRYCEVILKDNKNRERARYKIPFGAKLLVDEGTKVKMGQRLAEWDPYTVPIISERDGIAHFVDLVDGVSMREVMDETTGIASRVVTDWRQQTRAAELKPRIALRDAKGAALNLSSGLEARYFLPVDAILNIENGVKVHAGDVIARIPRESSKTRDITGGLPRVAELFEARIPKDHAIISEIAGRVEFGKDYKAKRRIRIVPEDAPELAVEYLVPKGRHVAVLEGDYVQKGELLVDGNPVPHDILRILGVEALASYLINEIQEVYRLQGVPINDKHIEVIVRQMLQKVEIVDVGDTTFLLGENVDRTEFEAVNNKVMAESGRPAQAIPVLQGITKASLQTRSFISAASFQETTRVLTEAAVAGKVDHLEGLKENVIVGRLVPAGTGSMVNRLRKEAALLDEASGSGKVNLMAAQQENPAQTESRS, from the coding sequence ATGAACAATTTGATGAACATTTTCGGGAAAGCAAAAGGACCAGATAGTTTTGACTTTGTGAAGATTGGTATTTCCAGTCCAGACAAAATCCGCTCATGGTCTTTTGGTGAGGTTAAGAAGCCTGAGACCATTAACTACAGAACCTTTAAACCAGAACGTGATGGTCTGTTCTGTGCACGCATTTTTGGTCCAATTAAGGATTACGAATGTCTTTGCGGTAAATATAAACGCATGAAATATCGTGGAATTATCTGCGAAAAATGCGGTGTAGAAGTAACGCTTGCAAAAGTACGTCGTGACCGTATGGGGCACATTGAATTAGCTTCTCCAGTAGCGCATATATGGTTTACAAAGTCGATGCCAAGCCGCATTGCGACTATGGTTGATCTTTCTTTGAAAGCCTTAGATAAAATCCTTTATTTTGAAGCTTATATTGTTACTGAGCCAGGATTAACACCTTTGAAACTTCATCAGATGCTTACTGAAGAAGAGTATATTGATGCTCAGGACGAGTACGGAGAAGAATCTTTTAAGGCAAGCATTGGAGCTGAAGCGCTTAAGGGAATGCTGGCAGAGATTGATTTAGAGAAAGAACGCAATAAACTCCGCGAGGAAATGCGCGACAATAATTCAGAGATGCGTCGTAAAAAACTGGTTAAGCGTCTTAAGGTTATAGAGGCATTTTTAGAGTCTGGATCTCGTCCTGAATGGATGATTTTGGAAGTATTACCGGTTATTCCACCTGAATTACGTCCCTTAGTTCCTTTGGATGGCGGTCGTTTTGCAACGTCGGATTTGAACGATTTATATCGTCGCGTTATTAACCGTAATAATCGTTTGAAGCGTCTTATCGAATTAAGGGCGCCTGAAATTATCGTACGCAACGAAAAGAGAATGCTGCAAGAATCTGTAGATGCTCTTTTTGATAACTCGCGCCGTAGTCGTCCTATCACAGGAACGAACAAGCGCCCCCTTAAGTCACTTTCTGACATGCTTAAAGGAAAACAAGGTCGTTTTCGTCAGAACCTACTTGGTAAGCGCGTCGATTATTCGGGGCGTTCAGTCATCGTTGTAGGACCTCAGCTGAAGCTCCATGAGTGCGGATTACCAAAGAGAATGGCTCTCGAGCTATTTAAGCCTTTTGTGTATTCAAAACTTGAACGTTATGGCTTGGCTAGCACTATTAAAGCTGCAAAGCGGATGGTTGAACGTGAGCGTCCTGAAGTTTGGGATATTTTAGAAGAAGTGATTCGTGAACATCCTGTACTTCTAAACCGTGCGCCAACGCTTCATCGTCTTGGTATCCAAGCGTTTGAACCTAAACTGGTTGAAGGTAAAGCAATTCAACTTCATCCCCTGGTTTGTACAGCTTTTAACGCAGACTTTGACGGTGACCAAATGGCTGTGCACGTACCACTTTCAGTGGAAGCCCAGCTTGAAGCGCGTGTCTTGATGATGTCAACGAATAATATTTTAAGTCCTGCTAGCGGACGTCCAATTATTGTTCCTACAAAGGACATCATCCTTGGTATTTACTACCTTACGATGGAAGCGTCAGGCTTGGTGGGTGAAGGAAAAACTTTCTCTAATATTGGAGAAATAGAGTTGGCTTTAGCTCATGGATGTGTGAAGCTTCACTCAAAAATAAAAGCACGCCGCGCCTTAATTGATGAAAATGGTAGAGAGTATATCAAAATCATTGATACTACTCCTGGCAGGATGATTTTAGGTGAAATTTTGCCAAAGCATCGCAATGTGCCATTTGACATTATTAACCGTTTATTGACCAGCAAAGATGTAAGTCGTTTAGTAGACTTAGTTTATCGTCACTGTGGTCAAAAAGAAACTGTCATTTTTGCTGATCGTATGATGGCTCTTGGTTTCCGTTATGCAACTGCTTCTGGTGTTTCTTTTGGAAAGGATGACTTGGTTATTCCTGGTGAAAAAGAAAAGATGGTGCAAGAAACACGTGATTTAGCTTCTGAATATGAGCGTCAATATCTCGATGGTTTGATTACACAAGGCGAAAAATACAACAAGGTTGTTGATGCTTGGTCAAGGTGTAGCGATCAAGTTGCTGCTGCAATGATGAAAGGTATGGCTGAGCCAGGTGATAATGAAGTAAACTCAGTTTACATGATGGCTCACTCAGGAGCGCGTGGATCTGCAGCGCAGATTAAACAGCTCGCAGGTATGCGTGGTCTTATGGCAAAGCCTTCAGGTGAAATTATTGAGACGCCTATTATTTCAAACTTTAAAGAAGGTCTTACCGTCCTTGAATATTTCAATTCAACACACGGTGCTCGTAAGGGTCTCTCGGATACGGCTCTCAAAACAGCAAACTCTGGTTACCTAACGCGTCGTTTGGTTGACGTTGCGCAAGATTGTGTCATTACCGAAGAAGATTGCGGTACAACAAAAGGTATTACCGTAAAGGCCGTGGTTGAAGGAGGCGAAATATTAACGCCATTAACTGAAAGAATCTTAGGGCGAACTGCTTCACAGGATCTGGTTGATCCAAACTCAGGTGAAGTGATGGTTGCAGCTGGCGAAATTGTAAACGAGTCTCATTTAGAGCGTATTGAGCAAAGTAGCTTGGATGAAGTACATATCCGTTCCATTTTGACTTGCGAATCAGTCATTGGTGCTTGTTCATCTTGTTATGGACGTGACCTTGCTCGTGGTACACGAGTGAATCATGGGGAGGCGATTGGCGTTATTGCTGCACAATCCATTGGTGAGCCAGGTACGCAGTTGACAATGAGAACATTCCACATTGGCGGTACGGCACAAGCTGCGAGTGAACGATCCAGTATTGAAGCTTCTTTTGAGGCGAAGGTTGATATTAAAAACCGTAACGTTGTTACTAACAAAGATGGCGTTCTCGTTGTGATGAGTCGTTATTGTGAGGTAATTCTTAAAGACAATAAGAACCGTGAACGTGCACGTTATAAGATTCCGTTCGGAGCTAAGTTGTTAGTTGATGAAGGAACAAAGGTGAAAATGGGCCAACGCTTGGCTGAGTGGGATCCTTACACTGTTCCAATTATTTCAGAACGTGATGGTATTGCACACTTTGTCGACTTGGTTGATGGTGTTTCGATGCGCGAAGTTATGGACGAAACGACCGGTATTGCTAGTCGTGTTGTGACCGACTGGCGTCAACAAACACGTGCTGCTGAATTGAAACCACGTATAGCTCTTAGAGATGCTAAAGGTGCTGCTCTTAATCTTTCTAGCGGTCTAGAAGCTCGCTATTTCTTGCCAGTAGACGCTATTTTGAATATAGAAAATGGCGTGAAGGTTCATGCAGGTGATGTTATCGCACGTATCCCTAGAGAGTCATCGAAGACTCGAGATATTACCGGTGGTTTGCCGCGCGTTGCTGAACTTTTTGAGGCACGTATTCCTAAAGATCATGCGATTATTAGTGAGATTGCAGGACGGGTTGAATTTGGTAAGGATTACAAAGCAAAGCGTCGTATTCGTATTGTTCCTGAAGACGCACCAGAGCTTGCAGTTGAGTACCTTGTACCTAAAGGACGTCACGTGGCAGTTCTAGAAGGAGATTACGTTCAAAAAGGTGAATTGCTCGTTGATGGTAATCCCGTTCCCCACGATATTTTGCGTATTTTGGGGGTCGAGGCTTTGGCAAGTTATTTAATAAATGAAATTCAAGAAGTTTATCGACTTCAGGGCGTGCCCATTAACGATAAACATATTGAAGTGATAGTTCGACAGATGCTGCAAAAGGTTGAAATTGTTGATGTTGGTGATACAACTTTCTTGCTCGGTGAAAATGTGGATCGCACTGAGTTTGAAGCAGTCAATAATAAGGTTATGGCTGAAAGTGGACGCCCTGCACAAGCAATACCTGTTTTGCAAGGTATTACAAAGGCTTCCTTGCAAACCCGCTCCTTTATTTCTGCGGCATCTTTCCAAGAGACAACTCGCGTGCTTACTGAGGCTGCAGTTGCAGGTAAAGTCGATCATCTTGAAGGACTTAAGGAAAACGTGATTGTTGGCCGTTTAGTGCCTGCAGGAACGGGAAGTATGGTGAATCGCTTGCGAAAAGAAGCTGCTTTATTGGATGAGGCCAGTGGTAGCGGGAAGGTCAATTTAATGGCTGCCCAGCAAGAAAACCCCGCTCAAACTGAGTCGAGATCTTAA
- the rpsL gene encoding 30S ribosomal protein S12 — protein MPTINQLIRKPRESSPPRNKVPALKSCPQRRGVCTRVSTTTPKKPNSALRKIARVRLTSGFEVTGYIPGEGHNLQEHSVVLIRGGRVRDLPGVRYHVIRGALDTQGVQNRKKSRSKYGTKRPK, from the coding sequence ATGCCTACAATTAACCAGTTGATTCGTAAGCCAAGGGAGAGTAGTCCTCCCCGTAATAAGGTTCCAGCTTTAAAGAGCTGTCCACAACGCCGAGGTGTGTGTACGCGTGTAAGTACGACAACCCCAAAGAAGCCAAACTCCGCTTTGCGTAAGATTGCGCGTGTGCGTTTGACAAGTGGATTTGAAGTCACTGGTTATATTCCAGGTGAAGGTCACAATCTTCAAGAGCACTCCGTTGTTCTGATCCGTGGTGGACGTGTACGCGACCTTCCAGGTGTGCGCTATCACGTAATTCGCGGTGCACTAGATACTCAAGGTGTTCAAAATCGTAAGAAAAGCCGTTCTAAATACGGCACAAAGCGTCCAAAGTAG
- the rpsG gene encoding 30S ribosomal protein S7, producing the protein MARRRAAEKRHTLPDPKFNNLVLGKFINNIMVTGKKSVAESIVYGALIEVQKKINRDPLEVFYEALDNVKPAIEVRSRRVGGATYQIPVEVRSDRAQALAIRWIIDMSRKRSEKTMVNRLASELIDAANNTGASIKKREDTIKMAEANKAFSHYRW; encoded by the coding sequence ATGGCACGTCGTCGCGCTGCAGAAAAACGCCATACGCTTCCAGATCCAAAGTTTAATAACCTTGTTCTGGGTAAGTTTATTAATAATATTATGGTTACAGGCAAAAAGTCTGTTGCTGAAAGCATCGTTTATGGTGCGCTGATTGAAGTTCAAAAGAAAATCAATCGCGATCCTCTTGAGGTTTTCTATGAGGCGTTGGATAATGTAAAACCGGCAATTGAAGTGCGTTCACGTCGTGTTGGCGGCGCTACATATCAAATACCTGTCGAGGTACGTTCTGATCGTGCGCAAGCTTTAGCTATCCGTTGGATTATAGATATGTCTCGTAAGCGTTCAGAGAAGACTATGGTTAATCGTTTGGCTTCGGAATTGATTGATGCAGCTAATAATACTGGTGCGTCTATTAAGAAACGTGAAGATACAATCAAGATGGCAGAGGCAAACAAGGCCTTCTCACATTATCGCTGGTAG